One window of the Yamadazyma tenuis chromosome 6, complete sequence genome contains the following:
- the SWD1 gene encoding chromatin binding protein (EggNog:ENOG503NUJP; COG:S; BUSCO:EOG09262XRU) yields MNLSLQDPFAVAKEYPESLANALQYGHCVTFQFSHKGDYLASGLSDGSVVIYDLASRGSVIAHLHKHAHIRPITSVSWSVCGRYLLTTAQDWHCKLWDLSLVNSPNHDSAVIRSIIVDGPIWSASINPSNEFQFTASLFEDQAIFVDWSDPLPQNYRISRLESKPLEEHADSDANSSTKSVTLVTAFTHNGRYVFSGTNKGWINVFDTQSLQMVHSMRLTTSNIKNLVMSPNGRKLAVNSSDRIIRQISLPDLVNQQNPDSWEFDVEHKYQDVVNRLQWNSVCFNHNGEFLVASTFGTQSSQDLYIWETSMGSLIKILEGSSEELLEVKWNYSRCMIGSNGLEYGTIYLWSVDFPQKWSALAPDFVEIDDNIEYEEKEDEFDIIDDDILNKRRLEEEDSYVDILTPENHDARGFDTSLRSFIIPINYERPIV; encoded by the coding sequence ATGAACTTATCACTCCAGGACCCATTTGCTGTAGCCAAGGAGTACCCCGAGTCGTTGGCCAATGCCCTCCAATATGGTCACTGTGTGACCTTCCAGTTCAGCCATAAAGGTGACTATTTGGCCAGTGGCCTCAGTGATGGGTCGGTGGTGATTTATGACCTAGCCAGCAGGGGAAGCGTCATTGCAcacctccacaaacacgCACACATCAGGCCCATCACTTCCGTCAGCTGGTCGGTGTGTGGGCGGTATTTGCTCACTACCGCCCAAGACTGGCACTGTAAGTTGTGGGACTTGAGTCTTGTCAACAGCCCTAACCACGACTCGGCCGTCATACGATCTATCATCGTGGATGGACCCATTTGGCTGGCCAGCATCAACCCCAGCAATGAGTTCCAGTTCACGGCGTCGCTCTTCGAAGACCAGGCGATTTTCGTCGACTGGTCCGACCCGCTACCACAAAACTACCGCATCAGTCGACTTGAGTCCAAACCACTCGAAGAGCACGCCGACTCCGACGCCAATTCCTCTACCAAACTGGTGACTCTCGTGACCGCCTTCACCCATAATGGTCGCTACGTGTTTCTGGGTACCAATAAGGGCTGGATCAACGTGTTTGACACGCAATCTCTTCAGATGGTACACTCGATGAGACTCACCACatccaacatcaagaacctTGTGATGTCCCCCAACGGGCGTAAGCTTGCCGTCAATTCCAGCGACCGGATCATCCGCCAGATTTCGTTGCCCGATCTCGTCAACCAGCAAAACCCCGATCTGTGGGAATTTGATGTAGAACACAAATACCAGGACGTGGTCAATCGATTACAGTGGAACTCGGTATGCTTCAATCACAACGGCGAGTTTCTCGTGGCATCTACGTTCGGGACCCAGAGCTCCCAGGACCTATACATCTGGGAAACCAGTATGGGatcattgatcaagattttggaagGCAGTAGCGAAGAGCTCCTTGAAGTCAAATGGAATTATCTGAGGTGTATGATCGGGTCCAATGGCCTCGAATACGGAACCATATACCTCTGGTCGGTCGACTTCCCACAGAAATGGAGTGCTTTAGCCCCGGACTTTGTGGAGATTGACGATAACATCGAATATgaagagaaggaagacGAATTTGACATCATCGATGACGATATTCTCAACAAACGACGGctcgaagaagaggatTCATACGTCGACATTCTCACGCCCGAGAACCACGATGCCCGGGGGTTCGACACGTCTCTTCGATCCTTTATCATCCCCATTAACTATGAGCGA